TGATACTACCTCAAATACTCCAACACATTTTTTCGTTCTTCATCCTGCCTCGCTTCACTCCAGGAAAGTTCTTTTGCCATCAATTCAATGACCCGCGGCAAGGCAATGAGGGTCGCTTGATGATCCAAAAAAGCCAGGCGGGTTCGACGTGCCAAAACATCCAAGGCGCATTGGGCCATCTCATTTTTTAGGGCGTAAAGCACCTCCGCTTCCAGATAAGGATGATTGGTGGCAAGCAAAGTTTCGTGGCCCATTTTTGCAAGTATTGCCACATCAGCAGCCCGACCTCCATAGGCCAGCGACAAATGATGTGCTACGGTATCGGTAAATCCATATTGCTCGGCCAACTCCTGGCGAAGGCTATTTTTATAAAATCTGCCGCCTACCAGCCTGGTCGTTTCGGTTTTGGAAGCACCTGCCTCTTTTAATTTTCCAAGTTTAACCGCCTGATTGACCGCGTCCAAGGCCATTTTGCGGTAGGTGGTCCATTTGCCGCCCGTAATAGTCAACAAGCCCGATTTGGAGATTTGAATAATGTGATCGCGTGAAAGCCTTGCCGTATCTACTGCTTTGGGATTGGAGACGAGCGGTCGCAAACCGCACCAGGCCGAAAGCACTTCTTTTCGGGCGATGGGTTGTTCATAATAAAGTTCCAGATGTCGCAAGATATAGCGGATATCTTCTTCGCTGGCCTTGGGATCATCCACAATTTTGGCCGGATTGTCGGTGGTACCCGCCAAGGTGTGCCCTAACCAGGGGAGCAGAAAAAGCACGCGGCCGTCTTCTGTTTTAGGGATGAGTAAACCCGTATCCGGTGGAGAGAATTTTTTATCTAGAATAATATGAACGCCCGAACTCGCCTTGAGGATAGCTTCGGTCTGAGGATCATCCATCTTGCGAACTTTATCTACGAAAGGCCCGGTGGCATTAATAATCACCTTGGCCCGCACCTCGAATTTCTTTTTGGAAAAGCGGTCTTGCAACTGCGCGCCCACCAATTTCTCTTGCTCATGAATCAAGGCCAACACTTCCACATAATTCACCACCACTGCCCCTTCTTCCAAGGCTGTCATGGCAATGGCCACATTCATGCGTGCATCATCAAACTGTCCATCCGCATAGATCACGCCGCCTTTTAAGTGTTTGCTCTTGAGCATGGGAAAAATGCGCAGCGCCTCTTTGGCAGACACCGAACGACTGGGAAACAGATTACTCTTTCCGGCCAGCCAGTCGTACATTTTGAGACCA
This DNA window, taken from Deltaproteobacteria bacterium, encodes the following:
- a CDS encoding FAD-dependent oxidoreductase — its product is MQRSQNLEKLQSQSFDLLVIGGGATGAGIALDAATRGLSVALVERDDFASGTSSKSTKLIHGGVRYLEQAVKGLDKGQLNLVKDALKERAILIKNAPHLSRPLALLTPLYKPFQKSYFKIGLKMYDWLAGKSNLFPSRSVSAKEALRIFPMLKSKHLKGGVIYADGQFDDARMNVAIAMTALEEGAVVVNYVEVLALIHEQEKLVGAQLQDRFSKKKFEVRAKVIINATGPFVDKVRKMDDPQTEAILKASSGVHIILDKKFSPPDTGLLIPKTEDGRVLFLLPWLGHTLAGTTDNPAKIVDDPKASEEDIRYILRHLELYYEQPIARKEVLSAWCGLRPLVSNPKAVDTARLSRDHIIQISKSGLLTITGGKWTTYRKMALDAVNQAVKLGKLKEAGASKTETTRLVGGRFYKNSLRQELAEQYGFTDTVAHHLSLAYGGRAADVAILAKMGHETLLATNHPYLEAEVLYALKNEMAQCALDVLARRTRLAFLDHQATLIALPRVIELMAKELSWSEARQDEERKNVLEYLR